The sequence CGGCTGCGCGCGGCGCAAATGACGACGTCGGCGTCTTGCACGGCGGCCTCGGGGTTGTCCGCGGCCGCGATGTCCATGGTGTGGCGGAAGCTTTCGGCGAAGCGCTCGCGGCTTGCTGGCGTCGGGCTAAAGACGCGCACGTTGTGCAGCACGCGCACGGCGCCAAGGCAATCGAGCGCGCCGCGCGCCTCGAAGCCCGACCCGATCACCGCGACACGCAGCGGCCGGTCCGGCGCCAGCAAGGTGAGAGCGAGTGTGGCGGTGGCGGCGGTGCGCAGTCCCGTCACGCGGTTGCCGTCGATCAGCGCGCGCAGCGCCATGGTCCGCTGGTCGAACAGCGAAATCAGATAGCTGGCGCGACGCTCGCGCGTATTGGCGGCGATCAGCTTGCAGCCCATGTGCCCGCCGCTCGGCGAGACGGCGGTCAGGCTGCGCAGCCACATACCGTCGCCGCGCGCCATCGAACGCGGCGGCACCATCGCGTTGGAGACAGGCTTCGTATAGGCGTCGGAAAGCGCCGCGACGGCCGAACGCCAGTCGGCGAGCGAAGCGACGTCCGCATCGCTCAGGAAAAGCGTGGGGGAGGAGGGTGCTAGGGTGACGGCGTCTGACATGGCGTGGGCCTGGAAGTAAGTGGCCGGCACACGATAGAACGCGCTGCCCGTTTCGGGCACTGCTTAGCGTCGAAAGCAGCTATGACGAAGATCGATGGCTGGCGTCGCTGCCCTCAAGTGATTCGGCCAGGCTGCAAAGAAGGCGACGCACGGCGCGGGTCGCTCGCGTATGAGGGCGGCGCGGCGACTCGGCAAGCACGACGAACCGTTCGAGGACGGGCTCGACGATGCGCGACGAGGCGAGCCGCGCGTCGAGCTTGCCGGGCAGCACCGAGGCGATCGCATAGCCTCCGCCGACGGCCGCGACTTCGTATTGCAGCCGCACCGAGTCCACTTCGACAGCGGTCTGCAGCGTCATGCCATGCTGCGCGGCGAGACGATCGAGCCGCGCGCGCAGCAGGTGCGGCCGGCCCGGCACCACGAGAGGCAGGCCTGACAGCGCGGCGAGAGGCACGTCGCCGGCCCCGACGAGGGGATCGCCGCGGCGGCCGATCAAATGCAGTGGCACGCGCGCGAGCACGTGGCAGTCGCCGATGCTCGCTTCGTCCTCTTTCAGCACCGTGGCCATGTCGAGACGGCCTTCGCGCAGATGCTCTTCGAGCTGCGCACTGGCGGCTTCCGTGAGATGAAGCCTGACCGCCGGCAGTTCGGCGCGCACGGCCGCAAAGAGCGGCCCCGCGATATGGTTCACCGCCGACGGCAGCAATCCCAGCAGCACCTCGCCGGCGGGCTGGCCGCGGGCGCTGCGGATGTCGTCGGCGAGCGCATCGGCTTCGGCCGCGAGGCGCGTGACGCGCGGCAGCATCTGCTCGCCGAACTCGGTGAGGACGACGCCGCGCCCGGTGCGGCGAAACAAGCGCTCGCCGCATTGCTGCTCGAGCTGCGCGATGTTGCGGCTGACCATCGACTGCGGCATGTCGAGCGCCGTCGCCGCCTTGCTCAGGCTGCCTGACGCCGACACTTGCAGGAACACGAGCCAGCGCGGATCGACAATGGTCGGCGCGCCGGCCGAAGCCTGGCCGGCTGGACCCGCTTGAGCCGGCTTAGCGAGCGACATGGCGCGCCGAGTCCATCATGGCGACGGCTTCTTTCAACAGCCCGCGCAACCACGTGAGCCCGGGGTCCGAGGTGCGATGCTTGTGCCATTGCATGGCCTGCTCCATCGTGGGGACGGTCACCGGCACGTCGCGCAGCACGATCGGCAGGCTGCGTGCGGCCACTTCGGCGAGCCGCCGGTGCATGGTGGCGATCCGGTTCGTGCCGGCCAGCAGATAGGCGGGCGACACGAAGCTGTACGTGCTCGCTTCCACGCGCCTCACGACGCCGAGTCTCTGCATGAACCAGTCTTCGAGTGCCGTTTGCCCGTCGCCGACTTGCACGACGACATGCCCGGCCGCCATGTAGCGCTCGCTCGTCATCTCGCCCTTCGCCAGGGGGCTCCGGTCCCACACGACGCAGGCGTACGTTTCCTCGAGCAGCACCTCGACGGGATGCTCGGTCGAACAGTACTCCTTGGGGATGATCAGCAGATCCGCCTCGCCGCGCTCAAGCACTCGGTGGGGATAGGCAATCTGCGGGCGCAGCTCGAAACGGATGCCGGGCGCTTGCTCGTAGGCGAGTGCGAAAAGGTGCGGCATCAGCGTCGTCATCGTGTAGTCCGAGACGAACAGGCGGAACAGGCGATTCGCCTGCGCCGGCACGAACTCGGGCTGGGCCGCCACCGTCGCGTCGACGCGCACGAGGATGTCGCGCACGGCATCCTTGAGCGCCTCGGCGCGCGGCGTCGGCTCCATCTTGCGGCCGACCTGCACCAGCAGCTCGTCGCTGAAGTACTCGCGCAACCGCGACAGGGCGTTGCTCATCGCCGACTGGCTCAGGTGGATCTTTTCGGCGGCCCGGCTGATGTTCTGTTCGCTCAAAAGAGCGTCGAGCGCCACGAGCAAGTTGAGGTCGAGCTTGTTGAACCGCATGCGTGCTGTCTCCGTTCTCCTTTTTGTCGGCGTGTTGCCGCGCCGTACGCGATATCAGGGTTTAGCCTGAAAGTATTGACGCCATCCATATCGCCAATGGATCGAATCCATTTTTAGGATACCTCGGCTCATCTTAACCTACGCCACATCTCGAAGCGACATCAGCATGAGCATCGCATCGGGAGACCAGCGTCAGGGCATTTTCGGATCGAACGTACCGCTGTACCTCGGCCGTCCGCACCACGCTTTCCACTATTAAAGAGACGCCAAGCGGCGCGATTGCGCGCTAGGCAGAGGAGACAGCATGTCCACGAAACTGATCGCGGCCGTCGCCGGCTGCGCCGTGTTGGCCGCCGGTTCGATGAACGAGGCCCAAGCTTTCGAAGGCGGCGTTTCGCCGTATCCGGCGGGCGCCGTCAGCACGAACATCGCCAACCTGCCGCCGATCCCCGGCCTGTTTGCACTCGAGCAGTTCAATTACAGCTTTGCGAACGGCCTCTACGGCAACGACGGCAACAAGCTGCCGATTCCGTTCCATACCTCGGTGTTTTCGGAAACCACTCGTCTGCTGGCGGCGTACCCGTTCCACCTCCTCGGCGCGAACGTCTATACGCAGTTGGTCGTTCCGGTCGTGTCGCTGCATAGCACCGTCTTCGGGCAGTCGAGCACGCAGAACGGCCTCTCCAACATCACGCTGACACCGGTGTTGCTGCAATGGAATCTCTCGCAGAACCTGGCGATTGCGTCAGGCATCGACGTCGCATTCGAAACGGGTTCCTACAGCCCGGTCAAGACGAGCGTGGCGGTGGGCTACACCTCGGTGCAGCCGGTGATCTCGGTTCGCTACAACGTTCCCAACGGCATCGACCTCGGCCTGTCGAACCGCTTTCTGCTCAACCAGAAGAACGGCACGACGAACTACAGCTCGGGCGATGGCTACGTCGGCGAGTTCGAGGCCGGCTGGAACTTCGGACCGTGGAAGCTCGGCGTGGTCGGCGCGTACCTGAACCAGTTCAGCGACGACAAAGCGGACGGCGTGAACGTGGGCAACCGCATGAGGACCTTCGGCATCGGTCCGTCGGTCGTCTACGACGCCAGAAGCTGGAACGTCAACCTCAACTATCAGCAAGGCGTCTATGCCGCGAACACGGCCAAGAGCAGCAGCGTCTGGCTGAACATCGCCATTCCGCTGTGGCCGGGCTTCGGGCGGAAGGGCTAAGCATTGTCATAAGCGCCGTCATCTAGCAATACGCAATTTCAACCAAGGCAATCAGCATGTTTCGCTACTTTCCTACCAACTACGTCTGGAATCTGTCCGTCAATCTCGCCATCGAAATGGGCGCGCGCATCGGCGAAATCGAGGACATGTGCGGGCCGCTGCAGGAAGCGGCCAAGCAGCCGGACGTCGACGGCACGCGCGCGTTTCGCGAAGCGTGGGTCGAGAAGGCCGATTGTCTCTGCGATCTCGCGCAGGAGGACGAAGCCAAAGGGCGGCTGCTGTCGGCCGGCGAGAAATACAAGCGCGCGGCCATCTACCTAATCACGGCCGAACGCATGCTGGCGCACGATGAACCGGGGCGCATCGAGCTCTACCGGCGCTCGCTTGATACGTTCGACAAGGGCATCACGCTCTCCGGCGATAACTGCGAGCGCGTCACCGTTCCGTACGGCGACAAGCATCTGTCCGGACTCCTCGTGAAAGCCAAGAATGCTGGCGCGCGCAGCCCGCTGCTCGTGCAGGTGAACGGGCTCGATTCGACCAAGGAAATGAAGTACTTCGTGGGCTTGCCCGCATGGCTGGCCGCGCGCGGCGTTTCGTCGCTAATCGTCGATCAGCCCGGCACCGGCGAGGCACTGCGCCTGCATGGTATGCACGCCGTCTACAACTCGGAGGTCTGGGCGAGCAAGATCGTCGACTGGCTCGAAGGCCGCGACGACGTCGATCCGAAGCGGATCGGCATGGAGGGCGTGTCGCTTGGCGGCTACTACTGCCCGCGTGCCGTCGCCTTCGAGCCGCGCTTCGCGTGCGGCGTGGTGTGGGGCGCCAATCACGACTGGCGCGACGTTCAGAAGAAGCGCCTGCAGCGCGAAGGCAATTTCCCGGTACCGCATTACTGGAAGCACGTCTGCTGGGTTTGGGGGGCGAAAGACATCGACGACTTCATGCGCATCGCCGAAAACGTGTGTCTCGACGGCGTGCTCGATCGCATCAAGGTGCCGTTCCTTGTCACGCATGGCTCGAAGGATTCGCAGATCCCCGTTGCCTGGGCGCATCGCACCTACGAGCAGCTCGTGAACAGCCCGAAGCGCGAGCTCAAGCTCTTCACCGAGCGCGAGGGCGGCGTGCAGCACTCGAGCTTCGACAACTCGATCAACGCGGGGCACTTCATCGCCGACTGGATCGCCGAAACGCTTGGCGGACGCACCGCGCTCTGACCCATCCACCTTTTTAAAGCACGCATAACTCATGAACATCATCGGACCCGATACGCTGATCTTCGGCGTGGACGACGTCGCCGCCTGCAACCAGTATCTGCTCGACTACGGCCTGCTGCCGGTTCGGAGCGACGACGCCGGCGGCCGCTTCGAGGCGCTCGATGGCACGGGCATCGAAATCGCACGCCGCGACGATCCCGCGTTGCCGCCCGCACTCGACACGGCAAGCATGCTGCGCAAGACGACTTACGGCGTCGCCGATGCCGCGACGCTCGATGCCATCGCCGAGGAGCTGCGCCGCGACCGCGAAGTGCGCAAGCTCGCGGACGGGTCGATCGAATCGGTCGACGACATGGGCTTCGCGATCGGCTTCCAGGTGACTACGCGCCGCTCTCTCTTCCTGGCGGCCGAGCCAGTGAACGCGCCGGGTGCGCCGGCGCAGCGCGCGCCGAATGTGGTGGCCGTGAGCGACGACGCCGTGCTCACGCCGCGCACGCTTTCGCACGTCGTCTACTTCGTGCCCGACGCCGCCAAGGCCGAAGCGTTCTACGTGGAGCGTCTCGGCTTTCGCTGCACGGACCGCTTCACGGGCGTCGGCCCGTTCCTGCAGCCGGCGGGCACGCTCGACCATCACACGCTGTTCATGATCGAGACGCCACCGTTCATGAAGGGCTGCGAGCATTTCACGTTTCATATGGGCGGGCCGACTGAGGTTCTGCAGGCGGGCACGCGTTTCGTCGCGAAGGGCTACCAGTCGTTCTGGGGCCCAGGGCGTCACCGCTTCGGCTCGAACTGGTTCTGGTACTTCAACAGCCCGCTCGGCTGCCACGTCGAGTACGACGCCGACATGGACCTGCACGACGAAGCGTGGGCCGCGCGCGAGGCACCGTTGGGCGCCGACGCCTCGCAATTGTTCTTGTTCCAGCACCGCGAAAAGTGGGCGCCGGGCGGTCCTCCGCCGGGGGCTGCGGCCAAGGCGGATTAAATACGCACTTCGTTCGGCTATGAGTCATCGCTCGAATCCGGTTCGCCTCGCGCACGTCGACGAACTACGCGACCCCGGCGCGCGGGGCTTCGATCCCGACGGCCTCGGGCGCGATACGCTGTTCGTTGTGCGCCGCGGCTCGCAGATTCGCGCGTATCGCGACGCGTGCCCGCATTTTTTCGGCGAAACGCAGATGGCGTGGCGCAAGGACGCCTACCTGAACGGCGACGGCACCCGCATCGTCTGCCACGCGCACGGCGCGCAGTTCGATATCGCGAGCGGTGAGTGCCTGCTCGGTCCTTGCCTCGGTCAGCGGCTGACGCCCGTCGAGATCGAAGTGACGAGCGACGGCGACATCGTGCTGGCAGCAACGTGACACATCAATACCAGACGTAAGTAAGGAGACACCCAGATGACATCCCCTCTTCAACATGTCCTCGTCATCGGCGGAGGTTTCTCCGGCATGGCGACGGCGATCCAGTGCGCGAAGCTCGGCCTCACCGTCGACCTCGTCGAGATCGACCAGGGCTGGCGCTCGTATGGCGCGGGCATCAGCATCGGCGGGCCGACGTTGCGTGCGCTCGCCACGATCGGCGTGCTTGATGCGTTCTTAGCGCGTGGCTACGGCGGCGACGGCGTGAACCTGTTCACGGCAGGCGGCCAGCCGATCGGCACGCTGCCGACGCCGCGCGTGGCTGGGGACGACGTTCCCGGCGGCGGCGCGATCATGCGTCCGGTGCTGGCCGACATTCTCGCCAAGGCCACGCGTGCGGCCGGCGTGCGCGTGCGGCTCGGCTGCACGTTCTCGCAGATCGAGCAGCGCGACGGCCAAGTGCACGTGGCGTTCACGGACGGTACGCAGGGTAGCTACGACCTCGTGGTCGGTGCCGACGGGCTCTACTCGAAAGTGCGCGACACGGTGTTCCCCGATGTACCGAAGCCGCGCTACACGGGCCAAGGCGTGTGGCGCGCCGTGGTGCCGCGGCCGGCCGAGATCGTGTGCGCGACGATGTGGCTCGGGCAGAAGGTCAAAGCCGGCGTCAATCCGGTCTCGCAGGAAGAGATGTACATCTTCGTCACCGAGGACCGGCCGACCAACGAGTACATCGATCCCGCCGAATGGCCACGCATGCTGGCCGATCTGCTGGCGCCGTTCGGCGCGCCGCTGATCCAGTCGATCCGCGCGCAGATCGGGGCGGAATCGCGAGTCAACTATCGCCCGCTGGAAAGCCTGCTGTTGCCGCAGCCATGGTTCAGCGGCCGCGTGGTGCTGGTCGGCGATGCGGTGCACGCCACGACGCCGCATATGGCGGCGGGCGCAGGCATCGGCATTGAGGATGCGATCGTTCTTGCCGAGGAGTTGGGGCGGGGGGCGACGTTGGAGACCGCCTTGCAGGCGTTCCAGGCGCGCCGCTGGGAGCGCTGCCGCATGGTGGTGGAAAACTCCGGGCGTCTCGGCGAGATCGAGATCGCGGGTGGCGACAAAGAAGAACACAAACGCATCATGCGCGAGACGCTCATGAGTCTCGCACAGCCGATCTGATCGAACGGAGACACGATGGAAACGAACCTTTCCCCCACGACGCCGGCACATGCCGATCTGGCGGCCTCGTCCGACGCAGCGGCACGGCTTGGCGTGCTCGGCGGCGCCGCGCTGATGATCGCGCATTGCGCCGGTATGGTCGATCTGGTGGCTTTGCCGGTCTGGGTCGGCACCCTGATCGGTGCCTATAAGCTCGATCCGCAGCAGGCGGGTTTGCTCGTTACGCTGTTCCTGGCCGGCGCCGTTCTAAGCAGCCTGTTCTTCTCGCCGCGCTTGAATCGGTTGCCGGCACGCGCGATGGCGACCATCGGCTTTGGCATCGCAACGCTTGCGTTTCTCGGCATCGTGTCGGTGTCGAGCGACCGCTATCCGATGATGGCGGTCCTGCACGCCGTCGCGGGCATCGCCGTCGGATGCAGCCTGAGTTTCACGCACGGCACGATCGGACGCAGCCGCAATCCACATCGCTTGTTCGCGATCGCGGGCCTCGCGCTGGGCATCTTCGCGATCGCGTTTCTCGGCGCTACGCCGGGGCTGATCGCGATGCATGGCGGACCGGCGCTGTTTCGCGTCTTTGCCGGCGTCATGGGCGTTGCTACGGTCGCGTGCGCGCTCGCGTTTCCGTCGATTCACACGTCGCGCAGCATGGCAACGGTCGACGAGCCTCGTTTTGCGCGCGCCGTCTGGTTCGGCATGGTCGGCGTCGGCTGCATGGCGCTGACGCAGTCGATGCTGTTCAGCTTTGTCCAGCGCATCGGCCTCGACCGCGGCTTCGGCTTCAGCGCCGTGACCGCGACGCTGATCGCGCTCGGCCTCGTCAACCTGTTTCCCGCTCCGGTCGCGGGGCTGCTGGAAACGCGCGTCCTGGGCCGCAAGGTTGTGCAAGCGGGACCCATTGTGCAGGCCGTGCTCGCGCTGATCATCACGCAAAGCGTCACGTTCGCGCCGTATGCGGCGGCCACCTCGGTCTTCGCTGCCGTGATGATCTTCACGCACACCTTCGCATTCGGCATGCTGGCCCGCATCGACCGCACCGGCCGCGCCGTCGCCGCGACGCCGGCCATGCTGATGACGGGCGCCGCGATCGGTCCGGTGTTCGGCGGCACGCTGGTCAAGCAGTCCGGCTACGGCAGCCTCGGGATCGTGGCAGTGCTGATCGCCGCCGCGGCCGTGTTCTGCTTCTCGCGGCTCGAGCGCCGTCCTTAAATCCGAAGGAGTCTGAACATGAAGCCCGCTCGACGGTTTGTCGATCTCTCGATCTATCTGGAGAACGACATACTCTCCGATCCGCCGCCGCTCGCGCCGAAGATCACTTACCAAAAGCACGGCGACACGCTGCCCGAATTCATGGCAATGCTGCCGGGCACGAAGCCCGAGGACTATCCCGATGGCGAGGCAGCTGCTGCGGAGTGGGTCACGCTGACGACCCACAGCGGCACACATCTCGACGCGCCCTGGCATTTCCATTCGACGATGGATGCGAGCCTGGGCGAGGCGAGGCCTTCGATCACGATCGATCAGGTGCCGCTGGAATGGTGCTTCCAGCCCGGCGTGAAGCTCGATTTCCGGCATTTTCCGGACGGCTACGTGGTGACCGCCGCCGACGTCGAGGCCGAGCTGGCGCGCATCGGCCATGAGCTGGAGCCGCTCGATATCGTCGTCGTGAATACGCGGGCCGGCTCGCGCTACGGACACGGCGACTACGTCAACGCGGGTTGCGGCATGGGCTACGAGGCGACCATGTATCTGCTGGAGCGCGGCGTGCGCCTGACGGGTACCGATGCATGGAGCTGGGACGCGCCGTTCTCCTATACCGCGAAAAAGATCGCGGAAACGGGCGATACGTCGCTGATCTGGGAAGGGCACAAGGCGGGGCGCGATATCGGCTATTGCCACCTGGAGAAGCTGCACAACCTCGAAGCCTTGCCGCCGGCCGGCTTCGTGATCAGCTGCTTTCCCCACAAGATTCGCGGGGCGTCGGCCGGATGGACGCGCGCCGTTGCGATCTTCGATAAAACCAACTCAGAGGCAGCAGCATGAGCTTTCCCACGATTCGTCGCGTGGTGACCGGCCACGATATCGCTGGCCGGGCAGTCGTCGCATCCGATGGCCCTTTGCCGACCGTGGTGGAAATCGCCGCGATTCCCGGCACCGTGTTCCACGAAGTGTGGAGTACCTCGGAAAGTCCCGCCGCCGTGAACAACGGCGCCGATCCCACGGTCGGCGCCCTGATGCTGCCGCCGCCGAAGCAAGGCACGCGGATGCGCTTCGTTGACATTCCGCCCGACACGCCTGAATTCCTCGCGCACGGCGCAGCCAAAATGCACGATGCGTTCAGCCAGGTCGGCGATGCCGAAGCGTCGACGGTGAAGGCCAACTCGCCGCATCCGCTGATGCATCGCACCGAGTCGATCGACTATGGCGTGGTGATCGAAGGTGAGATGACCTTGGTGCTCGACGACGGCGAAGTCGCGTTGAAGCCGGGCAGCGTGGTGATCCAGCGCGGGACCAATCATGCCTGGGCGAATCGCTCGGGCCGCCCCTGCCGGATGCTGTTCGTGCTGATCGATGGAGCCTACCATCCGGCGATTGCCGCCGCGCTTCATACGCTTGCAGAAGGAGAATGAAATGAACGCGTCCCACCCGAGAACGTGAGAACAAGAGAAGGTGGATCCTCACGGGCCACGGCATCGATGTACCCAGGTGGAAAATGCACGCATTTCCCGGCAACCGGAGGATCCACGATGAACAGTATGGCCGTGGGCGTCGATATCGCCAAGCAGGTTTTCCAGGTGCATTACGTCGATCAGGAAACCGGACAGATCGTGAACAAGCCGATCAGGCGAGCCAAGTTTTTGGAGCACTTCGCGAATCGAGGGCCCTGCCTGATCGGAATGGAAGCATGCGGTGGAGCGCACCACTGGGCTCGGCAACTGACGCAAATGGGGCACGTGGTCAGGCTGATGCCGGCCGAGTTCGTGAAGGCATTCAACATTCGCAATAAGAACGATGCGGCGGACGCGCGGGCGATCTGGCTGGCGGTGCAGCAGCCGGGCAAGCCGGTGGCAGTGAAGACCGAGATGCAGCAGGCGATGCTGGCGCTGCACCGGATGCGCGAGCAGTTGGTGAAGTTCCGCACGATGCAGAGCAACGGACTGCGCGGATTGCTGGCGGAATACGGCGAGGTGATGAGCAAGGGACGGGCGAAGCTGGACAAGGAAATACCGGCCGCGCTGGGCCGAATCGCGGAGCGCCTGCCCGCGGTGCTGATCGATACCTTGCGGGAACAGTGGAACGGGTTGACCAAGCTCGATGAGCAGATTGCGCAGATCGAGCAACGCATGCGCGAATGGAAAAAGCAAGACTTAGCAGTGCAAGCGATCAGCGAGATTCCCGGTGTCGGGCTGCTCACGTCAACGGCGGCGGTGGCGATGATGGGCGACCCGAAAGCGTTCAGTTCAGGGCGGCAATTTGCTGCTTGGACGGGGCTTGTGCCCAAGCAGACCGGGTCGGGCGGTAAGGTGAACCTGCACGGGATCAGCAGGCGGGGCGACACGTATCTGCGCACGCTGCTGATTCACGGTGCGCGAGCAGTGTTAGCGCATGCGAAGGAACCCGGCGAGTGGGTCGAGCAGATGAAGAAGCGGCGACCGGCCAATGTCGTCATCGTCGCGCTGGCCAACAAGATCGCGCGGACGATCTGGGCGGTGCTCGCTCATAACCGGCCGTACCGCAAGGACTACGTGAGCGTGAAGCCGACCTGATCGGCTCACGCGAGGTAGAAGATCAACGTTTAAACACAGGGTGAACGTCGAAAGGTTGCGCAGCTATCGAGTGTGATGACAAGCCAGGTAAGACCGGGGCCCGCTAAACCTGAATCGCACCAAGAGCTTTGAGCTCGTCAGGAGAATGAGGCGCGGGTCAGCGAATTTCATAGAGGCCCGCAGCAGCAGTACCGGCTGCATCAAGGCCGGATATAGAGCTGCAGCCCACCCTGTCCGTCAGAACACACGAGAACTGTTGCAAACGGGA comes from Trinickia violacea and encodes:
- a CDS encoding ornithine cyclodeaminase family protein, translating into MPETGSAFYRVPATYFQAHAMSDAVTLAPSSPTLFLSDADVASLADWRSAVAALSDAYTKPVSNAMVPPRSMARGDGMWLRSLTAVSPSGGHMGCKLIAANTRERRASYLISLFDQRTMALRALIDGNRVTGLRTAATATLALTLLAPDRPLRVAVIGSGFEARGALDCLGAVRVLHNVRVFSPTPASRERFAESFRHTMDIAAADNPEAAVQDADVVICAARSRDESPVLRGAWLPPGVTVVSLGSTLPEQREVDEDTMARAACIVADMPEEVEHDTGDAIAATRAGVVLADRLVSLNALAAGRIVPRRADGDIVVYKSVGSALQDVVIAEMLLARAVQQGVGVPLPASISPVAK
- a CDS encoding LysR family transcriptional regulator, with product MSLAKPAQAGPAGQASAGAPTIVDPRWLVFLQVSASGSLSKAATALDMPQSMVSRNIAQLEQQCGERLFRRTGRGVVLTEFGEQMLPRVTRLAAEADALADDIRSARGQPAGEVLLGLLPSAVNHIAGPLFAAVRAELPAVRLHLTEAASAQLEEHLREGRLDMATVLKEDEASIGDCHVLARVPLHLIGRRGDPLVGAGDVPLAALSGLPLVVPGRPHLLRARLDRLAAQHGMTLQTAVEVDSVRLQYEVAAVGGGYAIASVLPGKLDARLASSRIVEPVLERFVVLAESPRRPHTRATRAVRRLLCSLAESLEGSDASHRSSS
- a CDS encoding LysR family transcriptional regulator; its protein translation is MRFNKLDLNLLVALDALLSEQNISRAAEKIHLSQSAMSNALSRLREYFSDELLVQVGRKMEPTPRAEALKDAVRDILVRVDATVAAQPEFVPAQANRLFRLFVSDYTMTTLMPHLFALAYEQAPGIRFELRPQIAYPHRVLERGEADLLIIPKEYCSTEHPVEVLLEETYACVVWDRSPLAKGEMTSERYMAAGHVVVQVGDGQTALEDWFMQRLGVVRRVEASTYSFVSPAYLLAGTNRIATMHRRLAEVAARSLPIVLRDVPVTVPTMEQAMQWHKHRTSDPGLTWLRGLLKEAVAMMDSARHVAR
- a CDS encoding SphA family protein; the protein is MSTKLIAAVAGCAVLAAGSMNEAQAFEGGVSPYPAGAVSTNIANLPPIPGLFALEQFNYSFANGLYGNDGNKLPIPFHTSVFSETTRLLAAYPFHLLGANVYTQLVVPVVSLHSTVFGQSSTQNGLSNITLTPVLLQWNLSQNLAIASGIDVAFETGSYSPVKTSVAVGYTSVQPVISVRYNVPNGIDLGLSNRFLLNQKNGTTNYSSGDGYVGEFEAGWNFGPWKLGVVGAYLNQFSDDKADGVNVGNRMRTFGIGPSVVYDARSWNVNLNYQQGVYAANTAKSSSVWLNIAIPLWPGFGRKG
- a CDS encoding alpha/beta hydrolase family protein → MFRYFPTNYVWNLSVNLAIEMGARIGEIEDMCGPLQEAAKQPDVDGTRAFREAWVEKADCLCDLAQEDEAKGRLLSAGEKYKRAAIYLITAERMLAHDEPGRIELYRRSLDTFDKGITLSGDNCERVTVPYGDKHLSGLLVKAKNAGARSPLLVQVNGLDSTKEMKYFVGLPAWLAARGVSSLIVDQPGTGEALRLHGMHAVYNSEVWASKIVDWLEGRDDVDPKRIGMEGVSLGGYYCPRAVAFEPRFACGVVWGANHDWRDVQKKRLQREGNFPVPHYWKHVCWVWGAKDIDDFMRIAENVCLDGVLDRIKVPFLVTHGSKDSQIPVAWAHRTYEQLVNSPKRELKLFTEREGGVQHSSFDNSINAGHFIADWIAETLGGRTAL
- a CDS encoding VOC family protein: MNIIGPDTLIFGVDDVAACNQYLLDYGLLPVRSDDAGGRFEALDGTGIEIARRDDPALPPALDTASMLRKTTYGVADAATLDAIAEELRRDREVRKLADGSIESVDDMGFAIGFQVTTRRSLFLAAEPVNAPGAPAQRAPNVVAVSDDAVLTPRTLSHVVYFVPDAAKAEAFYVERLGFRCTDRFTGVGPFLQPAGTLDHHTLFMIETPPFMKGCEHFTFHMGGPTEVLQAGTRFVAKGYQSFWGPGRHRFGSNWFWYFNSPLGCHVEYDADMDLHDEAWAAREAPLGADASQLFLFQHREKWAPGGPPPGAAAKAD
- a CDS encoding Rieske (2Fe-2S) protein, producing the protein MSHRSNPVRLAHVDELRDPGARGFDPDGLGRDTLFVVRRGSQIRAYRDACPHFFGETQMAWRKDAYLNGDGTRIVCHAHGAQFDIASGECLLGPCLGQRLTPVEIEVTSDGDIVLAAT
- a CDS encoding FAD-dependent oxidoreductase, whose amino-acid sequence is MTSPLQHVLVIGGGFSGMATAIQCAKLGLTVDLVEIDQGWRSYGAGISIGGPTLRALATIGVLDAFLARGYGGDGVNLFTAGGQPIGTLPTPRVAGDDVPGGGAIMRPVLADILAKATRAAGVRVRLGCTFSQIEQRDGQVHVAFTDGTQGSYDLVVGADGLYSKVRDTVFPDVPKPRYTGQGVWRAVVPRPAEIVCATMWLGQKVKAGVNPVSQEEMYIFVTEDRPTNEYIDPAEWPRMLADLLAPFGAPLIQSIRAQIGAESRVNYRPLESLLLPQPWFSGRVVLVGDAVHATTPHMAAGAGIGIEDAIVLAEELGRGATLETALQAFQARRWERCRMVVENSGRLGEIEIAGGDKEEHKRIMRETLMSLAQPI
- a CDS encoding MFS transporter, translating into METNLSPTTPAHADLAASSDAAARLGVLGGAALMIAHCAGMVDLVALPVWVGTLIGAYKLDPQQAGLLVTLFLAGAVLSSLFFSPRLNRLPARAMATIGFGIATLAFLGIVSVSSDRYPMMAVLHAVAGIAVGCSLSFTHGTIGRSRNPHRLFAIAGLALGIFAIAFLGATPGLIAMHGGPALFRVFAGVMGVATVACALAFPSIHTSRSMATVDEPRFARAVWFGMVGVGCMALTQSMLFSFVQRIGLDRGFGFSAVTATLIALGLVNLFPAPVAGLLETRVLGRKVVQAGPIVQAVLALIITQSVTFAPYAAATSVFAAVMIFTHTFAFGMLARIDRTGRAVAATPAMLMTGAAIGPVFGGTLVKQSGYGSLGIVAVLIAAAAVFCFSRLERRP
- a CDS encoding cyclase family protein, with product MKPARRFVDLSIYLENDILSDPPPLAPKITYQKHGDTLPEFMAMLPGTKPEDYPDGEAAAAEWVTLTTHSGTHLDAPWHFHSTMDASLGEARPSITIDQVPLEWCFQPGVKLDFRHFPDGYVVTAADVEAELARIGHELEPLDIVVVNTRAGSRYGHGDYVNAGCGMGYEATMYLLERGVRLTGTDAWSWDAPFSYTAKKIAETGDTSLIWEGHKAGRDIGYCHLEKLHNLEALPPAGFVISCFPHKIRGASAGWTRAVAIFDKTNSEAAA
- a CDS encoding cupin domain-containing protein is translated as MSFPTIRRVVTGHDIAGRAVVASDGPLPTVVEIAAIPGTVFHEVWSTSESPAAVNNGADPTVGALMLPPPKQGTRMRFVDIPPDTPEFLAHGAAKMHDAFSQVGDAEASTVKANSPHPLMHRTESIDYGVVIEGEMTLVLDDGEVALKPGSVVIQRGTNHAWANRSGRPCRMLFVLIDGAYHPAIAAALHTLAEGE
- a CDS encoding IS110 family transposase, with amino-acid sequence MNSMAVGVDIAKQVFQVHYVDQETGQIVNKPIRRAKFLEHFANRGPCLIGMEACGGAHHWARQLTQMGHVVRLMPAEFVKAFNIRNKNDAADARAIWLAVQQPGKPVAVKTEMQQAMLALHRMREQLVKFRTMQSNGLRGLLAEYGEVMSKGRAKLDKEIPAALGRIAERLPAVLIDTLREQWNGLTKLDEQIAQIEQRMREWKKQDLAVQAISEIPGVGLLTSTAAVAMMGDPKAFSSGRQFAAWTGLVPKQTGSGGKVNLHGISRRGDTYLRTLLIHGARAVLAHAKEPGEWVEQMKKRRPANVVIVALANKIARTIWAVLAHNRPYRKDYVSVKPT